A genomic window from Camelina sativa cultivar DH55 chromosome 2, Cs, whole genome shotgun sequence includes:
- the LOC104720684 gene encoding uncharacterized protein At3g28850-like, which produces MGCVSSNLLNHDEDFPQLGGGSSGFGHHIVKLTSTTYGLLTLDPPPSSPPPSSAAFSSDMPMTPPEKFKIGTKSKSSLWSEPRVIKSEPEVINSWELMSGLDGESFRFTPLPKTPVKYKVFGGENKENSEPNRRNPRKNLNDDVLKPLDPNIDDPDRRNPTKPLKDLKSAERFERICPPGGENRVVIYTTSLRGVRRTFEECNAVRSAVESLGVVVCERDVSMDRGFKEELVSLMAKRVKDDGAATALPPRVFVKGMYIGGAEEVLRLVEEGSFGELIGGIPKKKAGGCESSACDGCGGLFFLPCFRCNGSCKMVKGWGSAAVVVRCNECNENGLVPCPICS; this is translated from the coding sequence ATGGGTTGCGTCTCATCGAACCTCCTTAATCACGACGAAGACTTCCCTCAACTCGGCGGTGGAAGCTCCGGCTTTGGCCACCACATCGTCAAACTCACGTCCACCACTTACGGTCTTCTAACTCTCgatcctcctccttcttctcctcctccttcctccgCCGCATTCTCCTCCGACATGCCTATGACACCGCCGGAGAAATTCAAGATCGGTACTAAATCTAAGTCGTCATTGTGGTCTGAGCCAAGGGTAATCAAGTCTGAACCGGAGGTTATTAACTCATGGGAGCTAATGTCTGGTCTCGACGGTGAGAGTTTCCGATTCACTCCTCTTCCGAAGACTCCGGTTAAGTATAAAGTCTTCGGCGGAGAGAACAAAGAGAACTCTGAACCTAATcggagaaaccctagaaaaaactTGAACGACGACGTTTTGAAACCGTTAGATCCGAACATAGATGATCCGGATCGGAGAAACCCTACGAAACCGTTGAAAGATCTGAAGTCGGCGgagagatttgagaggatttgtccTCCCGGAGGAGAGAACCGAGTGGTGATCTACACGACGTCGTTGCGCGGTGTTCGTCGGACGTTTGAGGAGTGTAACGCTGTGAGAAGCGCGGTGGAGAGTTTAGGTGTTGTGGTTTGTGAGAGAGATGTGTCTATGGATAGAGGGTTTAAAGAAGAGCTTGTGAGTCTAATGGCGAAGAGAGTTAAGGATGATGGAGCTGCTACTGCATTGCCGCCTCGGGTTTTTGTGAAGGGAATGTACATTGGTGGAGCAGAGGAAGTGTTGAGACTAGTTGAGGAAGGTTCTTTCGGAGAGCTGATCGGTGGGATTCCGAAAAAGAAAGCGGGAGGATGCGAGAGCAGCGCGTGTGATGGGTGCGGcggtttgtttttcttgccgTGTTTTAGGTGTAATGGAAGCTGTAAGATGGTGAAAGGATGGGGTAGTGCTGCTGTGGTTGTGAGATGTAATGAGTGTAACGAGAACGGTCTTGTTCCATGTCCTATTTGCAGCTGA
- the LOC104720689 gene encoding GTP-binding protein BRASSINAZOLE INSENSITIVE PALE GREEN 2, chloroplastic-like, whose translation MLSKAARELSSTKLKRLFALPLSSFKSSIRSNTTNPSPSFLNPPHFNTSSKSPFLRFYSSSSNVLPLNRDGNYNDTTSITISVCPGCGVHMQNSNPKHPGFFIKPSTEKQRNDLNLRDLVPISQEPEFIDSIKRGFIIEPNNSSSDLNPKDEETEQEPSDVRPLVCARCHSLRHYGRVKDPTVENLLPDFDFDHTVGRRLGSASGARTVVLMVVDASDFDGSFPKRVAKLVSRTIDENNTAWKEGRSGNVPRVVVVVTKIDLLPSSLSPTRFEHWVRQRAREGGLSKITKLHFVSPVKNWGVKDLVEDVAAMAGKRGHVWAVGSQNAGKSTLINAVGKVVGGKVWHLTEAPVPGTTLGIIRIEGVLPFEAKLFDTPGLLNPHQITTRLTREEQKLVHISKELKPRTYRIKEGYTVHIGGLMRLDIDESSVDSLYVTVWASPYVPLHMGKKENAYKTLEDHFGCRLQPPIGEKRVEELGKWVRKEFRVSGSSWDTSSVDIAVSGLGWFAIGLKGEAILGVWTHEGIDVFCRDSLLPQRSHTFEDSGFTVSKIVAKADRNYNQIHKEETQKKRKPNKSSSSDSVSDREHCREVSQPSDIIPTM comes from the exons AATCCTCCATACGAAGCAACACAACAAACCCATCTCCTTCATTTCTCAATCCCCCTCACTTTAACACTTCATCAAAATCTCCATTTCTTCGTTTctactcttcttcctctaatgTGCTTCCGCTAAACAGAGATGGGAATTACAATGACACCACTTCAATCACCATCTCCGTATGCCCAGGCTGTGGAGTTCATATGCAAAACTCAAACCCAAAACATCCAGGTTTCTTCATTAAACCATcaacagagaaacagaggaacgATTTGAACCTTCGTGATCTTGTAccaatctctcaagaacctgAATTTATAGATTCAATCAAACGAGGGTTTATCATTGAACCAAACAACAGTTCTTCTGACTTAAACCCTAAAGacgaagaaacagaacaagaaccaTCAGATGTTAGACCATTGGTGTGTGCGAGGTGTCATTCACTTAGGCATTACGGGAGAGTGAAAGATCCAACAGTTGAGAATCTACTtcctgattttgattttgatcatACTGTTGGTAGGAGACTAGGTTCAGCTTCTGGTGCTAGAACTGTTGTGTTGATGGTTGTTGATGCTTCTGATTTCGATGGTTCTTTCCCAAAGAGAGTAGCTAAGCTTGTGTCGAGAACTATTGATGAGAACAATACGGCTTGGAAAGAAGGGAGATCAGGAAATGTACCTAGAGTTGTTGTTGTAGTGACTAAGATTGATTTGTTACCTAGTTCGTTGTCTCCTACTAGGTTTGAGCATTGGGTTAGACAAAGAGCTCGTGAAGGTGGGTTAAGTAAGATCACTAAGTTGCATTTCGTTAGTCCTGTTAAGAATTGGGGAGTTAAGGATTTGGTTGAAGATGTGGCAGCTATGGCTGGGAAGAGAGGACATGTTTGGGCTGTTGGATCGCAAAATGCTGGGAAAAGTACGCTGATTAATGCGGTTGGGAAGGTGGTTGGTGGGAAAGTTTGGCATTTGACTGAAGCTCCTGTGCCAGGAACTACATTGGGGATCATTAGGATTGAAGGTGTTTTGCCTTTTGAGGCTAAGTTGTTTGATACTCCGGGGTTGTTGAATCCGCATCAGATTACGACGAGGCTTACTAGAGAGGAGCAGAAACTTGTTCATATCAGTAAGGAACTTAAACCAAGGACTTACAGGATCAAG gAAGGTTATACAGTGCACATTGGTGGATTAATGAGACTTGACATTGATGAATCATCTGTTGATTCGTTATATGTAACGGTTTGGGCGTCTCCTTATGTTCCACTTCACATGGGGAAGAAGGAGAATGCTTACAAAACACTAGAGGACCATTTCGGTTGTCGATTGCAG CCACCAATTGGAGAGAAGCGTGTTGAAGAGTTGGGAAAATGGGTTAGAAAGGAATTCAGAGTGAGTGGAAGCAGTTGGGACACAAGTTCAGTAGATATTGCTGTTTCAGGTCTCGGATGGTTTGCGATAGGACTCAAAGGAGAAGCGATATTAGGTGTATGGACTCACGAGGGGATTGATGTCTTCTGCCGTGACTCATTGCTCCCGCAAAGATCACACACTTTTGAAGACTCTGGTTTCACCGTCTCCAAGATCGTTGCCAAAGCTGATAGAAATTATAACCAAATTCACAAAGAGGAAACGCAGAAGAAACGAAAACCCaacaagtcttcttcttcagattctgtTTCCGACAGAGAACATTGCCGCGAGGTGTCACAGCCTTCAGATATAATACCAACCATGTAA